One segment of Brevinematales bacterium DNA contains the following:
- a CDS encoding RNA-binding S4 domain-containing protein, translating into MGTNEPMDGVRIDKWLKFARFFKQRSVASEAVEGGHVKINGERAKPARIVRPGDELLILIGNDYRKVTVKGIVQRSISKADARELYEMEEKAKPEGELAEYIEIIERQERINRREQTGNINKKQRRELHKHKYGDR; encoded by the coding sequence ATGGGTACAAATGAGCCGATGGACGGAGTACGTATCGATAAGTGGCTGAAATTCGCGCGGTTCTTTAAGCAGCGCTCCGTCGCGTCGGAAGCGGTCGAGGGCGGGCATGTTAAAATAAACGGCGAACGCGCGAAACCCGCCCGGATAGTCCGCCCCGGGGACGAACTCCTCATTCTCATCGGTAACGATTACCGGAAGGTCACCGTCAAGGGTATCGTCCAACGCTCCATCAGTAAAGCCGACGCCCGGGAGTTATACGAGATGGAAGAAAAGGCAAAGCCCGAAGGGGAACTCGCCGAATATATCGAGATTATCGAACGGCAGGAACGGATCAACCGCCGGGAACAGACCGGCAATATCAATAAAAAACAGCGAAGGGAACTGCATAAGCACAAGTACGGCGACCGTTAA
- a CDS encoding NAD(P)/FAD-dependent oxidoreductase gives MDKYDAIIIGAGIGGLSAGAFLAKNGMKVLVLEKHSSPGGFASSFERKGCRFDIGIEGLHELKEGSYIESFMKYWGKKIDTVHRRETMRIFTGGRDIAVHGTSPIDDLAAQFPQEAANIRRLFDINEKIISESISGGAPKAPYEMGLFEKIGFGMKMMLSKPHMMKYAMKDGIPILKRLIRDTDLRNVIYSKGFWPMLYMGLAYRWETVRTDEVYYPVGGIGRIAETIAESIRENGGEVILKQEVAKVWIDESGKRPFAHGVKCLSGEYFYADTIISNTSPHHLLFKLIDGVFDLEPLRANIRARKVFPGAMINFIGVNESYDFGGVNYFAFMGDNPLDREPSENTPENCPFGMFVAEKPAGQRNHSVILTAPLPYSYHNNWESGPNGERGEAYKKVKEEASRILLERAAAKLGADFEKSLLFCEPSTPVTSWRYTYSFEGSFMGWEYSRAAYGKFLPQTTPVDGLYMVGQWTFPGFGVAGVMAGGYFLAKRLLKERGIDADKGFVK, from the coding sequence ATGGACAAGTATGACGCGATCATCATCGGAGCGGGCATCGGCGGATTAAGCGCCGGGGCGTTCCTAGCGAAAAACGGCATGAAAGTACTGGTGCTCGAAAAGCACAGCTCCCCTGGCGGATTCGCGTCGTCATTCGAACGAAAAGGCTGCCGTTTCGACATCGGTATCGAAGGCCTGCACGAATTGAAGGAAGGAAGTTACATCGAATCGTTTATGAAGTACTGGGGTAAAAAAATCGATACCGTCCATCGCCGCGAGACTATGCGTATCTTCACAGGCGGCAGGGATATCGCAGTGCACGGGACTTCCCCTATCGACGATCTGGCCGCGCAGTTCCCTCAGGAGGCCGCCAACATCCGCAGACTGTTCGATATCAACGAAAAGATAATCAGCGAATCCATATCCGGCGGCGCGCCGAAAGCCCCGTACGAGATGGGATTATTCGAAAAGATCGGGTTCGGGATGAAAATGATGCTGTCCAAACCCCATATGATGAAGTATGCCATGAAAGACGGCATCCCTATCCTGAAACGCCTCATCAGGGATACCGACCTCCGGAATGTGATCTACTCCAAGGGATTTTGGCCGATGCTCTATATGGGGCTCGCCTACCGATGGGAAACCGTGCGAACGGACGAAGTGTATTACCCTGTCGGGGGAATCGGCAGGATAGCCGAAACGATTGCCGAATCGATCCGCGAGAACGGCGGCGAGGTGATACTGAAACAGGAAGTCGCCAAGGTATGGATTGACGAGAGCGGCAAGCGCCCGTTCGCGCACGGAGTCAAATGCCTGAGCGGCGAATATTTCTACGCCGATACGATCATCTCCAACACATCGCCGCATCATCTCCTATTCAAGCTGATCGATGGGGTGTTCGATCTGGAGCCGCTCCGCGCGAATATCCGCGCAAGGAAGGTATTTCCCGGCGCGATGATTAATTTTATCGGGGTGAATGAATCCTACGACTTCGGCGGCGTGAATTACTTTGCGTTTATGGGCGACAACCCGCTCGACCGCGAACCGTCTGAAAACACGCCGGAAAATTGCCCGTTCGGGATGTTTGTCGCCGAGAAACCGGCAGGTCAGAGGAATCATTCGGTTATTCTGACCGCGCCCCTGCCTTATTCCTACCACAATAACTGGGAGAGCGGCCCCAACGGCGAGCGCGGGGAAGCATATAAAAAGGTCAAGGAAGAAGCGAGCCGTATCCTGCTGGAACGCGCGGCCGCAAAGCTCGGCGCCGATTTCGAAAAGTCCCTGCTTTTCTGCGAGCCCTCCACTCCGGTCACCTCGTGGAGATATACCTACAGTTTTGAAGGTTCGTTCATGGGGTGGGAATACTCGCGCGCGGCATACGGGAAATTCCTGCCGCAGACTACGCCGGTGGACGGGCTGTATATGGTCGGGCAATGGACATTCCCGGGATTCGGAGTCGCCGGCGTGATGGCGGGGGGATACTTCCTCGCGAAACGCCTGCTGAAGGAACGCGGTATCGACGCTGATAAGGGTTTTGTAAAATAG
- a CDS encoding serine/threonine-protein phosphatase yields MSKFVKFIKRLVFANDTEKFPKTYREELGRQAYFLSFIASIILLFVWLPYIPLDQAIHPELPYIIYFRIGLTVVAAVVFILRFLPYFKKNGIWLAFIIEFYLLVSTAILTGMTKGDSSYMGGYLFIIMVTLIAPLQLYQNYLIMTASVVTFFVIAFTYGADFSDLHAQYSLRDMGSTVLIASVFYFLIDRYRYGAFLRSKELQEERNKLALRNRIIETELSMARTIQQHLIPTANPQEWISAIYKPMDLVGGDFYDFIFFKDVKKIGIFLSDVSGHGIPAAFITSMIKSFILQAGRFREDPAALLHYLNDLLATQTNNNFVTAFYGIVDLKNLTYEFANAGHNMPYVLKGDCLYQLLPEKGGSPLAVFKSEEMRRFGRQYRNSTVQLEKGTKIVLCTDGFLDTVNIAKPEKDFESERLYDLMLANSGKASREFVVNLYQALLEYRGGDHFEDDVCLICLDI; encoded by the coding sequence GTGTCCAAGTTTGTTAAATTTATCAAGCGGCTGGTATTCGCGAACGATACGGAAAAATTCCCCAAGACCTACCGTGAGGAACTAGGCCGGCAGGCGTATTTCCTATCGTTCATTGCAAGCATCATTCTCCTTTTCGTGTGGCTGCCGTATATTCCCCTCGATCAGGCGATCCACCCCGAGCTGCCGTACATTATCTACTTCCGCATCGGTCTGACAGTAGTCGCGGCCGTCGTCTTTATTCTACGGTTCCTCCCGTACTTTAAGAAAAACGGTATATGGCTCGCGTTTATCATAGAATTCTACCTTCTGGTGTCCACCGCGATACTGACCGGCATGACCAAAGGCGATTCGTCCTATATGGGCGGGTATCTTTTCATTATCATGGTGACCCTGATCGCGCCGTTACAGCTCTACCAGAACTATCTGATTATGACCGCATCGGTGGTTACTTTCTTTGTTATCGCGTTCACCTACGGCGCGGACTTCTCCGATCTGCATGCCCAGTATTCCCTGCGCGACATGGGCTCGACCGTACTGATAGCATCCGTATTTTATTTCCTGATCGACAGGTATCGTTACGGGGCCTTCCTACGCTCGAAGGAGCTTCAGGAGGAACGGAATAAACTCGCTCTGCGGAACAGGATTATCGAAACGGAACTTTCGATGGCGCGCACGATTCAACAGCACCTGATCCCCACCGCCAACCCGCAGGAATGGATATCCGCGATCTATAAACCGATGGATCTGGTCGGCGGAGATTTCTACGATTTTATCTTCTTCAAGGATGTCAAAAAGATCGGGATATTTTTAAGCGACGTATCCGGCCACGGGATTCCCGCGGCGTTTATCACATCGATGATCAAGAGTTTTATCCTTCAGGCGGGACGGTTCCGCGAGGATCCCGCCGCGCTCCTTCATTATCTCAACGACCTTCTCGCGACACAGACGAATAATAATTTCGTTACCGCGTTCTACGGGATAGTCGATCTCAAGAACCTGACCTATGAATTCGCTAACGCCGGGCATAATATGCCCTACGTGCTGAAGGGAGACTGTCTCTATCAGCTTCTGCCTGAAAAAGGGGGAAGCCCGCTCGCGGTATTCAAGAGCGAGGAGATGCGCCGGTTCGGGCGGCAGTACAGGAACAGTACGGTTCAGCTTGAGAAGGGAACGAAGATTGTCCTATGTACCGACGGGTTTCTCGACACGGTGAATATCGCGAAGCCCGAAAAGGATTTCGAATCCGAGAGGTTATATGATTTGATGCTTGCCAATTCCGGGAAAGCCTCCCGCGAATTCGTGGTAAACCTCTACCAAGCACTTCTGGAATACCGGGGCGGCGACCATTTTGAGGACGACGTATGCCTGATCTGCCTGGATATTTGA